One window of the Saccopteryx bilineata isolate mSacBil1 chromosome 2, mSacBil1_pri_phased_curated, whole genome shotgun sequence genome contains the following:
- the BBS10 gene encoding Bardet-Biedl syndrome 10 protein codes for MAVAASVKAALQVAEVLEAIMSGCVGPEGRQILCTKPTGEVLLSRDGGRLLRALHLEHPIARMMVACVSSHLRKTGDGAKTFIIFLCHLLRRLQAVTDKEKDSLISKNIQTHARHWKNCCQWKLISQALQTFQTHILDYVMDQCLSRHFLSIFSSSTKERTLCRNSLELLLESYFCGRVGRNNHNFISQLMCDYFFKCMACESGFEEVFDLVDDCFVELNIGVTGLPVSDSRIIAGLVLHRDFSVFCPADGDIRTVLVTETIQPVFSTAGSEFILNSEAQFQTSQFWIMERTKAVMKYLQHQNVKLLLSSVKQPGLVLYYAELNGISVVECLSSEEISLVQRITGLSPILLPQASSQYEVSNTALVTFCKPLILRSKRYVHLGLISTCLFVPHCIVLCGPVQGLVEQHEDALHGAFKMLRQLFKDLDLNYVAQVSDQNSTSSPLISKNREHNQSPEIVHGSVQRLYQGTVVKNRDELAKTPTDLKVYSNLVVPSVELETNITRLTPKVTPTDTYQTDETLRCSSADKPRIIDDHDSSTESGPTAGSTTENTRIEISYENSLITKIAGKGNMLPVRLKSPEMGTSQCYCFSSISAGCVLPVGGNFEILLHYYLISYAKKCQQSGATMVSVIIANALLAIPKILYKSNKGNHSFLQIYRRSLHALQTDQPMVSTQTGLESVSGKYQLLTSVLQCLTKILTIDLVIGIKRQPQENYNQDSEEEL; via the exons ATGGCCGTTGCAGCGTCTGTGAAGGCAGCGTTGCAGGTCGCGGAAGTGCTGGAAGCCATCATGAGCGGCTGCGTGGGGCCCGAGGGTCGGCAGATTCTGTGCACGAAGCCCACCGGCGAGGTGCTGCTCAGCCGGGATGGAGGTCGCCTCCTGCGGGCGCTACACTTAGAGCATCCCATAGCCAG GATGATGGTGGCTTGTGTTTCCAGTCATCTAAGGAAAACAGGAGATGGTGCAAAGacatttattatctttctttgCCATTTGCTCAGAAGACTTCAGGCAGtcacagacaaagaaaaagattCTTTGATTTCCAAAAATATTCAGACccatgcaaggcattggaaaaaTTGTTGTCAGTGGAAACTTATTTCCCAAGCTCTTCAAACGTTTCAGACACACATATTAGACTATGTTATGGACCAGTGCTTAAGTAGACACTTTTTGTCCATCTTTTCTTCATCCACTAAAGAGAGAACATTGTGCAGGAACTCTTTAGAGTTGCTCTTAGAATCATACTTTTGTGGAAGAGTGGGAAGAAATAATCACAATTTTATTTCACAATTGATGTGTGACTACTTTTTCAAGTGTATGGCTTGTGAAAGTGGGTTTGAAGAAGTGTTTGACTTAGTGGATGACTGTTTTGTAGAGTTGAACATTGGTGTCACTGGCCTTCCTGTTTCAGATTCCAGGATCATAGCTGGACTTGTGCTTCACAGAGACTTTTCTGTGTTCTGTCCAGCAGATGGTGACATAAGAACAGTGCTGGTAACGGAAACCATTCAGCCTGTCTTTTCAACTGCTGGGTCAGAGTTTATTCTAAATTCAGAGGCACAGTTTCAGACATCTCAATTTTGGATTATGGAAAGGACAAAAGCAGTAATGAAATATTTACAGCATCAGAATGTAAAATTGCTCCTCTCTAGTGTGAAACAACCAGGCTTAGTTCTTTATTATGCAGAATTGAATGGCATATCCGTGGTGGAATGTTTATCATCTGAAGAAATTTCTCTTGTTCAGAGAATCACTGGTCTCTCTCCCATTTTACTGCCACAAGCCTCTTCACAGTATGAAGTCTCAAACACTGCTTTGGTGACATTTTGTAAGCCCCTTATCCTTAGATCCAAAAGGTATGTTCATCTTGGCTTGATTAGCACATGTCTGTTTGTACCACACTGCATAGTTCTTTGTGGGCCAGTGCAAGGTCTTGTTGAACAACATGAGGACGCTTTACACGGAGCATTTAAAATGCTCCGGCAGTTATTTAAAGACCTTGATTTAAATTATGTGGCACAAGTCAGTGACCAAAATTCTACATCAAGTCCTCTTATTTCTAAGAATAGAGAACATAATCAATCACCAGAAATTGTTCATGGCTCAGTACAAAGGCTGTATCAGGGCACAGTTGTAAAGAACAGAGATGAACTGGCAAAAACTCCAACAGATTTAAAAGTATATTCAAATTTGGTCGTTCCAAGTGTAGAACTAGAAACAAACATTACACGTTTGACACCAAAAGTGACACCAACAGATACATACCAGACAGATGAAACACTGAGATGTTCATCTGCAGACAAACCCAGGATAATTGATGACCATGATTCATCTACTGAGAGTGGTCCTACTGCTGGTTCAACAACAGAAAATACTAGAATAGAAATTTCTTATGAAAATTCATTGATCACAAAAATTGCTGGAAAGGGTAATATGTTACCAGTGAGACTGAAGTCACCAGAGATGGGTACGTCCCAGTGTTACTGTTTCTCTTCTATATCAGCAGGTTGTGTTTTGCCAGTAGGTGGTAATTTTGAGATCTTGTTACATTACTATCTTATCAGCTATGCCAAAAAATGCCAACAATCAGGAGCAACTATGGTTAGTGTGATAATCGCTAATGCACTTTTAGCCATTCCCAAAATCCTGTATAAGTCTAACAAAGGAAATCACAGCTTTCTGCAAATATATAGACGCTCTCTCCATGCACTGCAAACTGATCAACCCATGGTAAGCACCCAGACAGGTTTAGAATCAGTATCTGGTAAATACCAGTTACTAACCTCAGTTCTTCAGTGTTTGACAAAAATTTTAACCATTGATTTGGTAATTGGTATTAAGAGACAGCCTCAGGAAAATTATAATCAAGATTCAGAAGAGGAACTATGA